The proteins below come from a single Selenihalanaerobacter shriftii genomic window:
- a CDS encoding potassium channel family protein: MYILIVGCGKAGSHLANSLSKEGNDVVVIDNREEAFNNLSAEFTGFNLLGDATELEILKQGKIEQADVVTVTTTDDNVNSMIAQIAKEIFEVPEVVARVFAPRREEIYNQLGIDTICPTTLSVVEFEKVITR, from the coding sequence ATGTATATCTTAATTGTCGGTTGTGGTAAAGCTGGTTCTCATTTAGCTAATTCTCTTTCTAAAGAAGGAAATGATGTAGTAGTAATTGATAATAGAGAAGAAGCTTTTAACAATTTATCAGCAGAATTTACTGGTTTTAATCTACTAGGAGATGCAACAGAACTTGAAATCTTAAAACAAGGTAAAATAGAGCAGGCGGATGTAGTGACTGTTACTACTACTGATGATAATGTGAATTCTATGATTGCCCAAATTGCTAAAGAAATCTTTGAAGTTCCTGAAGTAGTAGCTAGAGTTTTTGCTCCTAGAAGAGAGGAGATTTATAATCAATTAGGAATTGACACAATCTGTCCTACTACTTTATCAGTAGTTGAATTTGAAAAAGTGATTACTAGATAG
- a CDS encoding response regulator transcription factor, with the protein MSQILLVEDEKNIILATKMCLEGAGYDVLVVKDGLTAIDTAFNYKPDLILLDILIPKMNGYLVCEALRQDERTKKLPIVMLSAKAEEEDIKKAMKLGANDYLVKPFEPKELLSKIKDNIEALN; encoded by the coding sequence GTGAGTCAGATTTTATTGGTAGAAGATGAAAAAAATATAATTTTGGCAACTAAGATGTGTTTAGAAGGTGCTGGTTATGATGTATTAGTAGTTAAAGATGGTTTAACGGCCATAGATACAGCATTTAATTATAAACCAGATTTAATATTATTAGATATCTTAATTCCTAAGATGAATGGTTATTTAGTCTGTGAAGCTTTACGCCAAGATGAACGAACAAAGAAACTTCCTATAGTTATGTTAAGTGCTAAAGCTGAAGAAGAAGATATTAAAAAGGCTATGAAATTAGGTGCCAATGATTATCTAGTTAAGCCGTTTGAACCTAAAGAATTATTATCTAAGATTAAAGATAATATTGAAGCACTTAATTAG
- a CDS encoding TrmH family RNA methyltransferase: MSGIISSAQNSKVKFLRSLYRKKYRRKHKKFLLEGSRIITEALKENVDIYQVFYSDQFLDRQSNKELINRLKSQTEVIQITDSLLKDIADTETPQGIIAIVNQPEFELNEFLADDNDFFLIIDQVQDPGNLGTIMRTADGAGVDGIFILKGTVDIYNLKNIRATMGSIFRLPIFNLDRPENIKEVLQTEDIQVVAGEITTNDYYYDLDYRKPTALVVGNEGSGIRNEVLDLVDHKVKIPLNSGIDSLNVAIATGVMLYEVVRQRKKSGE, translated from the coding sequence ATGTCTGGAATAATTTCTAGTGCTCAGAATTCAAAAGTAAAATTTTTAAGATCATTATATAGGAAAAAGTATCGTCGTAAACATAAGAAGTTTTTATTGGAAGGTAGTCGGATTATCACTGAGGCTTTAAAAGAAAATGTAGATATCTATCAAGTCTTTTATTCAGATCAATTTTTAGATAGGCAGAGTAATAAAGAATTAATTAATCGACTAAAATCGCAAACAGAAGTGATTCAGATTACAGATTCTTTATTAAAGGATATAGCCGACACTGAAACTCCACAAGGAATTATAGCCATAGTTAATCAGCCTGAATTTGAATTAAATGAATTTTTAGCAGATGATAATGATTTCTTTTTGATTATAGACCAAGTTCAGGATCCTGGAAACTTAGGTACAATTATGAGAACTGCTGATGGGGCTGGAGTTGATGGAATTTTTATATTGAAAGGAACAGTCGATATTTATAATTTGAAGAATATTAGAGCTACTATGGGTTCAATATTTAGGTTACCAATTTTTAACTTAGATCGGCCAGAAAATATCAAAGAGGTATTACAGACAGAAGATATTCAGGTAGTAGCAGGTGAGATTACCACTAATGATTACTATTATGATTTAGATTATCGAAAACCAACAGCTTTAGTAGTTGGGAATGAAGGTTCAGGAATACGGAATGAGGTCTTGGATTTGGTAGATCATAAAGTGAAAATTCCATTGAATTCAGGGATAGATTCTCTAAATGTAGCTATTGCTACTGGAGTAATGCTTTATGAAGTAGTAAGGCAGCGAAAGAAAAGTGGAGAATGA
- a CDS encoding response regulator codes for MVKKILIIDDEKNIRNTLRQCLQTDQYEVETAVNGEDGVRKFKKNNYDLVLLDMKMPGMDGMETLGKLKEINSKADVIMITAYGTIETAVKSMKLGACDYLRKPFSPTEIREIVDRVLDRQELQEEELTDFNSYVEFAKSCITNRKYDKAMKYLKEAISLDATKPEPFNLLGVLLEIEGKINEAQKQYRAALALDPTHKPAQDNLERTGKFDYSMRDINLGETADDEEEAE; via the coding sequence ATGGTAAAAAAGATTTTAATTATTGATGATGAAAAAAATATTCGTAATACTTTAAGACAGTGTTTACAGACTGATCAGTATGAAGTAGAAACAGCGGTTAATGGTGAAGATGGAGTTCGAAAATTTAAAAAGAATAATTATGACTTAGTTCTTTTGGATATGAAAATGCCAGGGATGGATGGAATGGAGACTTTAGGTAAATTAAAAGAGATTAACAGTAAGGCTGATGTAATAATGATTACTGCATATGGTACTATTGAAACAGCAGTAAAAAGTATGAAATTGGGAGCTTGTGATTATTTAAGGAAACCTTTTTCACCAACAGAGATTCGGGAAATAGTAGATCGTGTATTAGATAGACAGGAATTACAAGAAGAAGAATTGACTGATTTCAATTCTTATGTTGAATTTGCTAAATCTTGTATTACTAATCGCAAATATGATAAGGCAATGAAATACTTGAAGGAAGCTATTAGTTTAGATGCTACTAAACCAGAACCATTCAATTTATTAGGAGTCTTATTAGAGATAGAAGGTAAAATCAATGAAGCCCAAAAACAGTATCGAGCTGCTTTAGCCTTAGATCCTACTCATAAACCAGCACAGGATAATCTAGAAAGAACAGGTAAATTTGACTATAGTATGAGAGATATCAATCTGGGAGAGACTGCGGATGATGAAGAAGAAGCTGAATAG
- a CDS encoding potassium channel family protein, producing the protein MKVILIGGGKVVYFLAKTFLSKGYEVAIINKDQDYCEILAKQLKATIIHGDGSDPYFLEDAGALRSDAVVALTPNDPDNLFICQLAEQKFQVPKTFAVVNNPTNEWVFQKLGVTKVVSTTSIIASLIEQQVTVDDVTNLFPIEEGKVTVTQVVLTEDSPVLGKDLSEVGLPYDSVLGSIIRKNEVIIPRGNTRLLEGDKVIVIALPQNQAEVFKVLLGHENEGER; encoded by the coding sequence ATGAAAGTAATACTTATTGGAGGAGGGAAAGTAGTCTATTTTTTGGCTAAAACTTTTCTTTCTAAAGGTTATGAGGTTGCAATTATAAATAAAGATCAAGATTATTGTGAAATTTTGGCTAAACAATTAAAAGCTACTATTATTCATGGGGATGGATCTGATCCTTATTTTTTAGAAGATGCAGGTGCTTTACGATCTGATGCGGTAGTAGCCTTAACTCCTAATGATCCTGATAATTTATTTATTTGCCAGTTAGCAGAACAGAAATTTCAAGTTCCTAAAACTTTTGCTGTAGTTAATAATCCAACTAACGAATGGGTTTTTCAAAAATTAGGAGTTACTAAAGTAGTTAGTACTACGTCAATCATCGCTTCGTTGATTGAACAACAGGTAACAGTAGATGATGTGACAAATCTTTTCCCTATTGAAGAAGGAAAAGTAACAGTTACTCAAGTTGTTTTAACAGAAGACTCACCTGTTTTAGGTAAGGATTTGAGTGAAGTAGGGTTGCCTTATGATTCGGTACTAGGGTCTATCATTAGGAAGAATGAAGTGATTATTCCTAGAGGTAACACCCGATTGTTAGAAGGAGATAAAGTGATAGTTATTGCGTTACCACAAAACCAAGCAGAAGTATTTAAAGTTCTATTAGGGCATGAAAATGAGGGAGAAAGATGA
- a CDS encoding potassium channel family protein encodes MKQFIVIGLGRFGSSVAKTLSEKGYDVLAIDRAESKVQEISNIVTHTVQVDATDENSLKTLGVSNFDVAIVSIGEDIHANILATLILKELGVKHVVVKAQDRLHGKVLSKVGADKIVYPERDMGTRIANNLISSNMLDYIEFAPDYSIIEIKATKKMDGNSLADLELRSKFGVNVMAIKTREGLEITPEAEKIIRMGDVLIVIGNNKSLEKLRRFSS; translated from the coding sequence ATGAAACAATTTATAGTAATTGGATTAGGAAGATTTGGTTCTAGTGTAGCCAAAACTCTTTCTGAAAAAGGTTATGATGTTTTAGCTATTGATAGAGCTGAAAGTAAAGTACAAGAGATATCTAATATAGTTACCCATACAGTACAAGTTGATGCTACAGATGAAAATTCTCTTAAAACTTTGGGGGTTAGTAATTTTGATGTAGCAATAGTTAGTATTGGTGAGGATATACACGCCAATATTTTAGCTACCTTAATATTAAAAGAATTAGGAGTTAAACATGTAGTAGTTAAGGCTCAAGATAGATTACATGGTAAAGTATTGAGTAAAGTAGGAGCTGATAAGATAGTTTATCCAGAAAGAGATATGGGAACTAGGATAGCCAATAATTTAATTTCATCTAATATGCTGGATTATATTGAATTTGCGCCAGATTATAGTATTATAGAGATAAAGGCGACTAAGAAGATGGATGGTAATAGTTTGGCTGATCTAGAATTAAGGAGTAAATTTGGAGTTAATGTAATGGCAATTAAAACAAGAGAAGGATTAGAGATTACTCCTGAAGCAGAGAAAATAATAAGAATGGGAGATGTATTAATAGTAATCGGTAATAATAAAAGTTTAGAAAAATTACGTCGTTTTAGTAGTTAG
- a CDS encoding TrkH family potassium uptake protein, with amino-acid sequence MLYYDILTLEVGIITLGAKSLSPAQFLVLGYIIVISIGTLLLSLPIATVNQQGLSLIDSLFTATSATAVTGLIVVNTSTYFTFFGQMVILLLIQIGGLGFMTTSTLFALLLGKKINLSERRILQEELNHFDLAGLIRLVRYVTLLTLGIEFIGAVLLFFKLIYKYPVPQAIFYSIFHSISAFCNAGFDLFGNSLANFTSDFYVNMVITSLFIIGGIGFAVIADLYRYRKFERFSLNTKLVLVTTITLILLGTVVIFILEYSNPATLKNLSLKGKLLGAYFQGVTPRTAGFNSIATGKMRSASLFFTIILMFIGASPGSTGGGLKTTTAGTLIAVVANLVRGEDEVILFKRNLARDIVYKALAVTIISLGWVIFITMILTITETANFLQVFFEAVSAYGTVGLSTGITGSLSTIGKIIIVLTMFLGRVGPLTMATAIGEKEQKGKIKYPEEKVLIG; translated from the coding sequence ATATTATATTATGATATATTAACTTTGGAGGTGGGAATTATTACTTTAGGAGCTAAGTCATTATCACCAGCACAGTTTTTAGTATTAGGTTATATTATTGTAATTTCAATAGGAACTCTTTTGTTGAGTTTGCCGATTGCTACTGTAAATCAACAAGGGTTAAGTTTAATAGATTCTCTTTTTACTGCGACTTCTGCGACAGCAGTGACTGGGTTAATTGTGGTGAATACTAGTACATATTTTACATTCTTTGGTCAAATGGTCATTTTATTATTAATTCAAATTGGTGGATTAGGTTTTATGACTACTTCTACACTCTTTGCTCTATTATTAGGGAAGAAAATTAATTTAAGTGAAAGAAGAATTTTACAAGAAGAGCTCAATCATTTTGATCTAGCTGGTTTAATTAGATTAGTTAGATATGTAACCTTGTTAACATTAGGAATTGAATTTATAGGAGCAGTCTTGCTTTTCTTTAAGTTAATATATAAATATCCTGTACCGCAAGCTATATTTTATTCAATATTCCACTCTATTTCAGCCTTTTGTAATGCTGGTTTTGATTTATTTGGAAATAGCTTAGCCAATTTTACGAGTGATTTTTATGTGAATATGGTGATCACTAGTCTATTTATCATAGGTGGAATTGGTTTTGCAGTAATTGCTGATTTATATCGTTATAGAAAGTTTGAACGTTTTTCTTTAAATACTAAATTGGTATTGGTAACGACTATTACTTTAATTTTGTTAGGTACGGTCGTTATCTTTATTTTAGAATATTCGAATCCAGCTACTTTAAAGAATTTATCATTGAAGGGGAAGTTGTTAGGAGCTTATTTTCAAGGAGTAACACCGCGAACAGCTGGTTTTAATTCCATAGCTACTGGAAAGATGCGAAGTGCTAGTCTCTTTTTTACTATAATTTTAATGTTTATTGGAGCTTCACCAGGTTCCACTGGTGGAGGATTAAAAACAACTACAGCTGGAACCTTAATAGCAGTAGTAGCTAATTTAGTGCGGGGAGAAGATGAAGTTATATTATTTAAAAGAAATTTAGCTCGAGATATAGTTTATAAAGCATTAGCTGTTACTATCATTTCTTTGGGTTGGGTTATATTTATAACTATGATTTTAACTATTACTGAAACAGCTAATTTTTTGCAAGTTTTTTTTGAAGCAGTTTCTGCCTATGGAACAGTAGGACTATCAACGGGAATTACCGGATCTTTAAGTACTATAGGTAAAATAATAATTGTTCTCACCATGTTTTTAGGAAGAGTAGGTCCTTTAACTATGGCAACAGCTATTGGTGAAAAGGAACAGAAAGGTAAGATTAAATATCCAGAAGAAAAGGTGCTAATCGGTTAG
- a CDS encoding YqzL family protein: MVTADLFWKLFEQTGSIQAYLAYRILIGTAYGTL, from the coding sequence GTGGTGACCGCAGATTTGTTCTGGAAGCTTTTTGAACAGACAGGCTCTATTCAGGCGTATTTGGCTTATAGGATTCTTATAGGTACTGCTTATGGAACTCTTTAA
- a CDS encoding TrkH family potassium uptake protein yields MRYKRLLKERYKLLIKYIGALTIGIGTFLLLPLLILFFYPEEIVYLTDFLIPSVISLIVGFLAWKLIPYEKKVTLSLKEGGIIVLISWIIAIGASAAPFVIAGDLNITQAVFEATSGWTTTGLSVVDVTKAPHVFLLWRSIMQFFGGVGLVVVMLSSVLHPYGFGLYNAEGRSDKLLPHVKRSTKAIMLIYLGYITGGVLLYILIGMTPFDAINHSIAALSTGGFSTKVNSIGHWNSLPMELITIILMILGTINFATHFTLLRGKIKTFFRNGEIRLLFFLIALFAPIVTYFSMTEIYSSLPTAFRRGIFEVVSALSTTGYSLDVFTNWNQFGVLALVLLMWIGGGTGSTAGGIKLYRIYLMFKSFIWQLKTYFLPENVIVDNYIWHGDSKAYIKEKYIRQIANYIFIYMVTYFIGVLIYLAHGYSLSKAMFEFASSLGTVGLSIGITGPDAPVTILWTEIIGMFLGRLEFFVIFFAIAKLFKDMKVLSKNN; encoded by the coding sequence ATGAGATATAAACGCTTACTTAAAGAACGTTATAAATTATTAATTAAATATATTGGAGCCTTAACTATAGGAATTGGAACTTTTTTATTGTTACCTTTATTAATTCTATTTTTTTATCCAGAAGAAATAGTTTATTTGACTGATTTTTTAATTCCTTCAGTTATTTCTTTAATAGTTGGTTTCTTGGCTTGGAAACTTATTCCTTATGAAAAAAAAGTTACTCTTTCATTAAAAGAAGGTGGAATTATTGTCTTAATTTCCTGGATTATAGCTATTGGAGCTTCAGCAGCTCCTTTTGTTATTGCAGGAGATTTAAATATAACTCAAGCTGTCTTTGAGGCAACAAGCGGTTGGACAACAACAGGATTATCTGTTGTTGATGTTACTAAAGCGCCACATGTTTTCTTATTGTGGCGTAGTATTATGCAATTCTTTGGTGGGGTTGGATTAGTAGTTGTAATGTTATCTTCAGTTTTACATCCTTATGGTTTTGGACTATATAATGCTGAAGGGCGGAGTGATAAACTTTTACCTCATGTTAAACGTTCCACTAAAGCAATCATGTTAATCTATTTAGGTTATATTACTGGTGGAGTATTGTTGTATATATTAATAGGGATGACTCCATTTGATGCTATTAATCATTCAATAGCAGCATTATCAACAGGAGGTTTTTCTACTAAGGTAAATAGTATCGGTCATTGGAATAGTTTACCAATGGAATTAATAACTATTATATTGATGATTTTAGGAACAATTAATTTTGCCACTCATTTTACTCTGTTAAGAGGAAAAATTAAGACTTTTTTTAGGAATGGGGAGATTAGATTATTATTCTTTTTAATTGCTTTGTTTGCTCCTATAGTTACTTATTTTTCTATGACAGAAATCTATAGTAGTTTACCTACGGCATTTAGAAGAGGAATCTTTGAAGTTGTTTCTGCTCTTTCTACTACGGGTTATTCATTGGATGTTTTCACTAATTGGAATCAGTTTGGGGTTTTAGCCTTAGTTCTTTTAATGTGGATTGGTGGTGGAACTGGCTCAACAGCAGGTGGTATTAAGTTATATAGGATTTACTTAATGTTTAAATCGTTTATCTGGCAATTAAAGACCTATTTTTTACCTGAAAATGTTATTGTTGATAATTATATTTGGCATGGAGATAGCAAAGCTTATATAAAAGAAAAGTATATTCGTCAAATCGCCAATTATATATTTATTTATATGGTAACTTATTTTATCGGTGTTTTAATTTATTTAGCTCATGGTTATTCATTATCTAAGGCTATGTTTGAATTTGCTTCTTCTTTAGGAACTGTTGGTTTATCAATAGGAATTACTGGTCCAGATGCTCCAGTAACTATTTTATGGACAGAAATTATAGGTATGTTTTTAGGAAGATTAGAATTTTTTGTTATTTTCTTTGCCATAGCTAAATTATTTAAAGATATGAAGGTGCTTAGTAAGAATAATTGA
- a CDS encoding potassium channel family protein, translated as MKQFIVIGLGRFGSSVATTLAEKGHDVLAIDLEEEPVQEISNIVTHAVQADATDEDALKTLGVNNFDVAVVSIGDNVHSNVLAALILKELGVEYVVVKAQDNLHGKVLSKIGADKIVYPERDMGTRVAHNLVTSNVLDYIELAPDYSIIEILATNNLVGKTLQELELRSKFGVNVIAIKKGKEINVTPEADDKVESRDILVVMGEEERLDKLREY; from the coding sequence ATGAAGCAGTTTATTGTAATAGGGTTAGGACGTTTTGGAAGTAGTGTGGCAACTACTTTAGCAGAAAAAGGACATGATGTTTTAGCCATTGATTTAGAGGAAGAACCTGTGCAGGAGATCAGTAATATAGTAACTCACGCTGTACAAGCCGATGCTACTGATGAAGATGCATTAAAGACTTTAGGTGTTAATAATTTTGATGTAGCAGTAGTCAGTATTGGTGATAATGTTCATTCGAATGTCTTAGCTGCTTTAATTTTAAAGGAATTAGGAGTAGAGTATGTTGTTGTTAAAGCTCAAGATAATTTACATGGAAAAGTTCTAAGTAAGATTGGCGCTGATAAAATAGTCTATCCAGAACGTGATATGGGAACACGGGTTGCCCATAATTTAGTTACTTCTAATGTCTTAGATTATATAGAATTAGCACCAGATTACAGTATCATTGAAATATTAGCTACTAATAATCTAGTAGGAAAGACATTACAAGAATTAGAATTAAGGAGTAAGTTTGGAGTCAATGTAATAGCAATTAAAAAAGGTAAAGAAATTAATGTTACTCCTGAGGCTGATGATAAGGTTGAATCTAGAGATATTTTAGTAGTAATGGGAGAAGAGGAGAGGTTAGATAAATTAAGAGAATATTAA
- a CDS encoding sensor histidine kinase: MFNTLKAKILAGYLILILIITGVAFWSINNFLGLSNAINDIMVENYRSVIAAENMIGSLERQDSAELLYLFGKEEKGLKLFRNNEKDFLKWFSRAEDNITIEEEREILDKIDKEFTKYLQNFNQLRDRSRQNQNLAKDFYLSQGMPQFNQIKKICERLLDVNQNAMVTAQERANNNAKDAVYSTALVSILAIVLALVFGIYISNLIIKPTKKLTETVEKVGQGDLNQEIEVKSNDEIGELATEFNQMTQRLKEYEEMNVSKLVAEKNKSEAIVKSINSPIVVTDKEHRIVLLNPIAEELFGIRESEVINKHFLEVIKEEDIFKEIERIIEDNQSEASRQQEKVLQLDYQNKEHYYRLMVTPVLGKEREVSRVITFLDDITHLKEVDDLKSDFVSTVSHEFRTPLTSMNMGLSLLLEETPGNINEDQEELLDAAHEDCKRLMDLVDDLLDLSKIESGKIQFELDKVNLVDLVKASIRPLEKQATEQNINLLESIPEELPLVKADPNKITWVLSNLVGNALRYTEGEGDIEVSAAKKGNRVYVSVADTGIGIPEEYRNKIFDKFVRVKGEDAIDVSGTGLGLAIVKEIVEAHGGKIWVDSELNEGSTFTFTLLLAD, from the coding sequence ATGTTTAACACTTTAAAAGCTAAAATTTTAGCTGGATACTTAATCTTAATCTTAATTATTACTGGAGTAGCATTCTGGTCAATTAATAATTTTTTAGGCTTAAGTAATGCTATCAATGACATTATGGTCGAAAATTATCGTAGTGTAATTGCAGCTGAAAATATGATTGGTTCATTAGAACGTCAAGATAGTGCGGAACTTTTATATCTATTTGGGAAGGAAGAAAAAGGCCTCAAACTCTTTAGGAATAATGAGAAGGATTTCTTAAAATGGTTCTCTAGAGCTGAGGATAATATAACTATTGAAGAAGAAAGAGAGATTTTAGATAAGATTGATAAAGAGTTTACGAAATACTTACAGAATTTTAATCAATTAAGGGATAGGTCTAGACAGAATCAGAACTTAGCGAAAGATTTTTATTTAAGCCAAGGGATGCCGCAGTTTAATCAAATTAAAAAGATATGTGAGCGGTTATTAGATGTTAATCAAAATGCTATGGTTACTGCCCAAGAAAGGGCTAATAATAATGCTAAAGATGCTGTTTATTCTACAGCATTGGTTTCGATCTTAGCTATTGTGTTAGCTTTAGTATTTGGAATTTATATTTCAAATTTAATTATTAAACCGACTAAAAAGTTAACAGAAACTGTAGAAAAGGTTGGCCAAGGTGATTTAAACCAAGAGATTGAAGTAAAATCTAATGATGAAATTGGAGAATTGGCTACTGAATTTAATCAAATGACCCAAAGATTAAAAGAATATGAAGAAATGAATGTTAGTAAATTAGTAGCTGAAAAGAATAAATCGGAAGCCATTGTTAAGAGTATTAATAGTCCTATTGTAGTTACTGATAAAGAGCATAGAATAGTTTTATTAAATCCAATTGCAGAAGAATTATTTGGTATTAGAGAGAGCGAAGTCATCAACAAACATTTTCTAGAAGTTATTAAAGAAGAAGATATATTTAAAGAAATCGAAAGAATAATTGAAGATAATCAATCTGAGGCATCAAGACAGCAAGAGAAGGTTTTACAGTTGGATTATCAGAACAAAGAACATTATTATAGATTGATGGTGACTCCAGTATTGGGTAAAGAAAGGGAAGTATCCAGGGTGATTACATTTTTAGATGATATTACTCATCTTAAAGAAGTGGATGATTTAAAGTCTGATTTTGTTTCTACAGTCTCACATGAATTTAGAACTCCATTGACTTCTATGAATATGGGGCTTAGTCTATTGCTCGAAGAGACTCCTGGAAACATAAATGAAGATCAAGAAGAATTATTAGATGCAGCCCATGAGGATTGTAAGCGCTTAATGGATTTAGTAGATGATTTATTAGATTTATCTAAGATTGAATCCGGTAAGATTCAATTTGAATTAGATAAGGTGAATTTAGTTGACTTAGTGAAGGCTTCAATTAGACCACTTGAGAAGCAAGCTACAGAACAAAATATTAATCTTCTTGAAAGTATTCCTGAAGAATTGCCATTAGTTAAAGCAGACCCAAATAAGATAACATGGGTTTTAAGTAATTTAGTAGGTAATGCTTTACGATATACAGAAGGTGAAGGGGATATAGAAGTAAGTGCGGCTAAAAAGGGTAATAGAGTATATGTATCAGTTGCAGATACAGGGATCGGTATTCCTGAAGAATATAGAAATAAGATTTTCGATAAATTTGTGAGAGTTAAAGGTGAAGATGCTATTGATGTTAGCGGGACAGGGTTAGGTTTAGCTATAGTTAAGGAGATCGTTGAGGCACATGGCGGTAAGATTTGGGTGGATAGTGAATTAAATGAAGGTAGTACTTTTACCTTTACCCTATTACTCGCTGATTAG
- the pheS gene encoding phenylalanine--tRNA ligase subunit alpha, which yields MEEKLKEIEQAAINDVEEAVDLEDLEQVRIKYLGKKGEITEILKNIGSLPSEQRPVVGKLSNQIKGKLEGLIAKRNTELKEVLKEEKLQTEQIDVTLPGKQTDLGSKHPLTQTFNEIKEIFLGLGFKIAEGPEIEKDYYNFEALNIPKSHPARDMQDSFYISEEVLLRTHTSPVQVRTMEESEVPIRIIAPGRVYRVDEVDANHSPVFHQVEGLMIGENVSFSDLKGILIKVVKELFGENRDVRFRPSYFPFTEPSAEVDVSCAICEGEGCSTCSHTGWLEILGSGMVHPRVLEMSGLDPEKVSGFAFGMGVERIAMLKYGVTDIRLFYENDKRFLEQF from the coding sequence ATGGAGGAAAAGTTAAAAGAAATTGAGCAAGCAGCCATTAATGATGTGGAAGAAGCAGTTGATTTAGAAGATTTAGAACAGGTTCGAATTAAATATTTAGGAAAAAAAGGAGAGATAACTGAGATTCTTAAAAATATAGGTAGTTTACCTTCTGAACAACGGCCAGTGGTTGGTAAGTTATCAAATCAAATCAAGGGCAAATTAGAAGGATTAATTGCCAAAAGAAATACTGAATTGAAGGAAGTCCTTAAAGAAGAAAAATTGCAAACGGAACAAATAGATGTAACATTACCTGGAAAACAAACAGATTTAGGTAGTAAACATCCTTTAACTCAAACCTTTAACGAAATAAAAGAGATCTTTCTTGGGTTAGGGTTTAAAATAGCTGAAGGTCCTGAAATCGAAAAGGATTACTATAATTTTGAAGCTTTAAATATTCCTAAAAGTCATCCAGCGCGGGATATGCAGGATTCTTTCTATATTTCTGAAGAAGTTTTATTGAGAACTCACACTTCGCCGGTACAAGTAAGAACTATGGAAGAAAGCGAAGTTCCGATTCGAATTATTGCTCCTGGGCGGGTTTATCGAGTAGATGAAGTAGATGCTAATCACTCTCCAGTCTTTCATCAAGTAGAGGGATTAATGATAGGTGAGAATGTTTCATTTAGTGATTTGAAAGGTATTCTAATTAAAGTAGTAAAGGAGTTATTTGGTGAAAATAGAGATGTAAGATTTAGACCTAGTTATTTTCCATTTACTGAACCTAGTGCTGAAGTAGATGTTTCTTGTGCAATATGTGAAGGAGAAGGATGTAGTACTTGTTCTCATACTGGTTGGTTAGAGATACTGGGTTCTGGTATGGTACATCCTAGGGTTTTAGAAATGTCAGGTTTAGACCCAGAGAAGGTAAGTGGTTTTGCTTTTGGAATGGGAGTAGAAAGAATTGCTATGTTAAAGTATGGAGTTACCGATATTCGTTTATTCTATGAAAACGATAAAAGATTTTTAGAACAGTTTTAA